In the Nitrospinota bacterium genome, one interval contains:
- a CDS encoding DUF1015 domain-containing protein produces the protein MTDSIKPFRGLRYNFDMAGKPETLLAPPYDVISPAQQDELYKLNEYNIVRLILGKEFDTDTPNNNRYTRSAADLESWLKKEILKRDETEAIYVYAQSYEVEGTKKTRIGFVARKILEDFGGSIVPHEKTLAGPKADRLNLTRACRCNFSQIFGLYTDKEKKSDALLSEISSTAPDITTTTNDGLTHSLWGVTDTNWISRLASIVSGKSILIADGHHRYETALNYYKEMVAKGEATEDVKYVMMYFTNTESEGLTILPTHRLIFNLKNFNLDDFLKKLESEFSIEKISSQNGNRNDDAETGLSEKMALSPHGVFGLYSGNGNYHFLKYKGKASSDPLDELDVGILHNKILEAHLGIGQKELAAQSNVKYSQEIQKTAEKVDSEGFQLAFFLNPTPVEHMQKVTSAGLKMPQKSTYFYPKLVSGLVINPLY, from the coding sequence ATGACCGATTCGATAAAACCGTTCAGGGGATTGCGCTACAATTTCGACATGGCAGGAAAACCGGAGACCCTGCTAGCTCCCCCTTACGACGTTATATCACCAGCTCAGCAGGACGAACTGTACAAATTAAATGAATATAATATTGTCAGACTGATCCTCGGCAAGGAATTCGACACCGACACACCAAATAACAACAGATATACCCGCTCCGCCGCCGATCTGGAAAGCTGGCTCAAAAAAGAGATACTGAAGCGGGACGAAACCGAAGCCATCTATGTGTACGCCCAGTCATACGAAGTGGAAGGGACAAAAAAGACGCGTATCGGCTTTGTCGCCAGGAAAATACTTGAGGATTTCGGGGGTTCAATCGTCCCTCACGAAAAGACTCTCGCCGGCCCGAAGGCGGATCGCTTAAACCTCACTAGAGCCTGCAGGTGCAATTTCAGCCAGATATTTGGGCTGTATACGGACAAGGAAAAAAAGAGCGACGCGCTTCTGAGTGAAATATCATCGACCGCTCCAGATATCACCACCACCACAAACGACGGATTAACGCACTCCCTCTGGGGGGTTACCGACACTAACTGGATTTCCCGCCTTGCTTCTATCGTGTCGGGAAAATCCATCCTGATAGCCGACGGACATCACAGGTATGAAACCGCACTTAACTACTACAAGGAGATGGTCGCCAAGGGGGAAGCTACCGAAGACGTGAAATACGTTATGATGTACTTCACCAATACAGAGTCGGAAGGTCTTACCATACTCCCAACGCACCGCCTGATTTTCAACCTCAAGAATTTCAACCTGGACGATTTCCTGAAAAAACTCGAATCCGAATTCTCTATCGAAAAGATATCTTCCCAAAATGGAAACAGGAACGACGATGCGGAAACAGGCCTTTCCGAAAAAATGGCGCTATCTCCCCATGGAGTATTTGGCCTCTATTCTGGAAACGGCAATTACCACTTCCTCAAGTATAAAGGAAAAGCCTCTTCGGATCCTCTTGACGAATTGGATGTCGGTATCCTGCACAACAAGATACTTGAAGCACATCTTGGAATAGGACAGAAGGAGCTTGCCGCGCAGTCGAACGTAAAATATTCGCAGGAGATACAGAAGACCGCTGAAAAGGTCGATTCGGAAGGTTTCCAGCTCGCGTTCTTCCTCAATCCCACGCCTGTCGAGCATATGCAGAAGGTCACATCAGCGGGGCTCAAGATGCCGCAGAAGTCGACTTACTTCTATCCAAAACTTGTCAGCGGCCTCGTTATTAATCCTCTTTACTAG
- a CDS encoding D-alanine--D-alanine ligase, whose translation MDRNTVIGLTYDLRSHYQMLGYTLEETAEFDSDSTIDAIEESLNILGFKTERIGNVKDLVTSLAEGRRWSMVFNIAEGLLGIGRESQVPAILDAYGIPYTFSDPLVTSICFHKGVAKRFVRDAGFPTTDFEVLDSADEADSVNLGFPLFIKPVAEGTSKGIDASSKVGNLKELKESVAKKIAECRQPVIVETYLPGREFTVGITGTGQSAKIVGVLEILYKDGAEQNGYTLINKERYEEFVEYRLADDDEAMTAADTALKIWRKLGCHDGGRVDLRSDADGIPNFMEVNTLPGLDPKKSDLPILCTKKGIKYLSLIEAIIESAFERTGGGKVNKV comes from the coding sequence TTGGACAGAAATACCGTTATTGGATTGACTTATGATTTGCGTAGCCATTACCAGATGCTTGGATATACCCTTGAAGAGACAGCGGAGTTTGATTCCGATTCTACCATTGATGCAATAGAGGAGTCCCTGAATATTCTCGGTTTTAAAACCGAGAGGATAGGTAATGTAAAAGACCTTGTCACATCCCTGGCAGAAGGGAGAAGGTGGTCCATGGTCTTTAATATTGCCGAGGGTCTTCTGGGGATCGGAAGGGAATCGCAGGTGCCGGCAATTCTAGACGCATATGGCATACCTTATACCTTTTCCGATCCGCTCGTTACTTCAATTTGCTTCCATAAAGGTGTTGCAAAAAGATTCGTTCGAGACGCGGGCTTTCCAACGACCGATTTTGAAGTTCTCGATAGCGCGGATGAAGCAGATAGCGTAAATCTCGGGTTTCCGCTTTTCATAAAACCTGTCGCGGAAGGAACCAGCAAAGGAATTGATGCAAGCTCAAAAGTAGGCAATTTAAAAGAGCTGAAAGAGAGCGTCGCTAAAAAGATAGCGGAATGCAGACAGCCGGTGATAGTTGAAACATATCTGCCAGGAAGGGAATTTACGGTTGGGATCACGGGCACAGGTCAGTCAGCCAAAATTGTCGGAGTCCTTGAAATACTATACAAGGACGGAGCCGAGCAGAACGGTTATACCCTTATTAATAAGGAACGTTACGAAGAGTTTGTTGAATATCGCCTGGCTGATGATGATGAGGCGATGACTGCCGCTGATACCGCTTTGAAAATATGGAGGAAGCTGGGGTGTCACGACGGCGGAAGGGTCGACTTGCGGTCGGATGCCGATGGCATACCTAATTTTATGGAAGTAAACACACTCCCTGGGCTGGATCCGAAAAAATCCGACCTGCCGATTCTCTGCACGAAGAAGGGGATCAAATATCTAAGCCTGATAGAGGCGATCATTGAATCGGCTTTTGAAAGAACCGGGGGCGGCAAGGTGAATAAAGTGTAG
- a CDS encoding acyl-CoA thioesterase, which produces MNTDSEDVIPLDRQPDLRVLAMPRDANSFGDIFGGWIMAQVDIAGAVVASKKVKGRVVTVAVTEFQFKKPVFVGDLVSCFGEIVKIGKTSITVDVCVYAERGMRAGETIKVTEAQLVYVAVNPNGEPIPIPA; this is translated from the coding sequence ATGAATACAGATTCAGAAGACGTTATCCCTTTAGACAGACAACCCGATCTGCGTGTTCTTGCAATGCCGAGGGACGCGAACTCGTTTGGTGACATTTTCGGAGGCTGGATAATGGCGCAGGTCGATATCGCAGGCGCAGTTGTCGCGAGTAAAAAAGTGAAGGGGAGGGTTGTTACCGTAGCAGTAACCGAATTCCAGTTCAAGAAGCCAGTGTTTGTGGGGGACCTCGTAAGCTGTTTCGGCGAGATAGTAAAAATCGGCAAAACCTCCATTACGGTAGACGTCTGCGTATATGCGGAACGGGGGATGAGGGCAGGCGAGACAATAAAGGTCACCGAAGCTCAGCTGGTTTATGTTGCAGTTAATCCAAATGGAGAACCGATACCTATCCCGGCATAA
- a CDS encoding KamA family radical SAM protein, whose amino-acid sequence MKSATVNSGQKTELCHTEKETAGFESIPEVLFPSVEEAGISSGEFSNTGEYTKAAFRKKYFPDATSREWNDWKWQLRNRFKNAEQLERIIQISQEEAIALRNGAGQLPVGITPYYASMIDPVNSNHPIRRMVVPVYNERIITEGEDIDPLSENNMNPVPGIVHRYKDRVLFLVTGFCSTYCRYCTRSRIVGHEGRIQAGKETWLRAIEYIESTPTIRDVLISGGDPLTLDDDKLEWLLFRLKKIPHLEIVRIGTKVNAVLPQRITKGLLKVLRKHKPVWMSLHFSHPMELTRESIEACGKLADSGVPLGSQTVLLKGVNDDPATLKKLFHGLLAARVRPYYLYQCDPILGSSHFRTPVQTGIKIIQSLRGHTTGYAVPQYVIDAPGGGGKIPVTAENIFGFDKNKILLRNFEGKIYEYPDPGTCK is encoded by the coding sequence ATGAAGAGCGCTACGGTAAACTCCGGGCAAAAAACCGAACTCTGTCATACCGAAAAGGAAACGGCTGGCTTTGAAAGCATACCAGAGGTCCTATTCCCCTCTGTTGAAGAGGCAGGAATTTCATCTGGCGAATTCAGCAATACAGGGGAATATACCAAGGCTGCATTCAGGAAAAAATATTTTCCGGACGCAACATCAAGGGAGTGGAACGACTGGAAATGGCAGTTGAGGAACAGGTTTAAGAATGCTGAGCAGCTTGAAAGGATAATTCAAATATCCCAGGAAGAAGCGATAGCGCTCAGAAATGGCGCGGGGCAACTTCCCGTAGGGATAACTCCGTATTATGCGAGCATGATCGACCCGGTAAACAGCAATCATCCTATTAGGCGGATGGTTGTTCCGGTCTATAACGAAAGAATAATAACAGAAGGCGAGGATATTGATCCTCTTTCAGAAAATAACATGAATCCGGTTCCAGGCATAGTGCACCGTTACAAGGACAGAGTTCTATTTCTGGTGACCGGTTTTTGCTCAACATACTGCAGGTATTGCACGAGATCCCGGATAGTAGGGCATGAAGGGAGGATTCAGGCCGGAAAAGAAACATGGCTTCGCGCCATAGAGTATATAGAGTCAACCCCGACAATACGGGATGTGCTGATCTCAGGTGGCGATCCACTTACGCTGGATGACGATAAGCTGGAGTGGCTCCTTTTCAGGCTGAAAAAAATTCCTCATCTCGAGATTGTTAGGATTGGTACCAAGGTTAACGCGGTTTTACCGCAAAGGATTACCAAAGGTTTGCTGAAGGTATTAAGAAAGCATAAACCGGTCTGGATGAGCCTTCATTTTTCCCACCCGATGGAGCTGACAAGGGAGTCGATTGAGGCTTGCGGAAAGCTGGCCGATTCAGGCGTTCCGCTCGGTAGCCAGACAGTGCTGTTGAAAGGGGTGAACGATGATCCGGCGACGCTGAAAAAACTATTTCATGGTCTTTTGGCGGCGAGGGTACGCCCGTATTACCTGTACCAGTGTGACCCAATCCTTGGTTCATCACATTTCAGGACGCCTGTTCAGACAGGAATAAAGATCATTCAAAGTCTCAGGGGGCACACCACAGGATATGCGGTGCCTCAATACGTCATTGATGCTCCTGGAGGTGGCGGAAAAATACCGGTAACTGCTGAAAATATTTTCGGTTTCGATAAAAACAAAATACTTCTTCGAAACTTTGAGGGGAAAATCTACGAATACCCAGATCCAGGAACGTGTAAATAA
- a CDS encoding SPOR domain-containing protein, with amino-acid sequence MFLLLFWAGFSADHASALGLGNIEVKASKGKTLTAEIPVITDPGETELKAEVGTPLDYQMMQIKRPDFMDNLVVKIKNDPSNPARQRILVYSDKPVPESTFNLVIKASSGNGTIMENFFLAMNFRKSLSLELPGDETIADAGKKPLPLEDRPPIKVSTLPPKISNALVRKNPAQYSGVEKRERSRVIHEGDTLLAIIRSLDIPVSIRPHVALALYNNNKHAFIDENIHKLKVGETISYENIESKAAQYTFMEAKVVLDAHLEKLKARPDPRDFEADVPLARFIPDGEVLKFIDRWKADWKGKDEEALANYYSTDFNDSRGLGRDDFLGRRIAFNRNKTNIEIEIENPAIKREGDLVKVHFKQWFQSDTFASFGLKKMMIKDTSNGLKIASEDFIPKKSEDNKRPWVVYLGYSTEAEKTKSGIERLRAAGFEAYEASSYIFPSKGFRTIIGRAKSRSEAEEIARNLKGLGKKFTKVLEFPFALEANLSAERADAEFVYNKLREYGYSPYLLEKSYLGKTRYGVYLGAFASREKALEAYNNIRENEFSFKILTP; translated from the coding sequence TTGTTTTTGCTGCTCTTTTGGGCGGGATTTTCCGCAGACCACGCATCTGCGCTCGGGCTTGGGAACATTGAAGTAAAGGCTTCAAAGGGTAAAACCCTTACAGCTGAAATACCTGTGATAACCGACCCCGGCGAAACGGAACTGAAAGCCGAAGTAGGCACCCCTCTCGATTACCAGATGATGCAGATAAAAAGACCCGATTTCATGGATAATCTGGTTGTAAAGATCAAAAACGACCCTTCCAACCCCGCAAGGCAGAGAATTCTTGTCTATTCCGACAAACCAGTCCCGGAATCCACTTTCAACCTTGTCATCAAGGCAAGCTCCGGAAACGGAACGATAATGGAGAACTTTTTTCTGGCAATGAATTTCCGAAAGAGCCTCTCTCTTGAGCTCCCGGGAGATGAAACGATTGCCGATGCCGGGAAGAAGCCTCTCCCTCTTGAAGATAGGCCTCCTATAAAAGTCTCCACTCTCCCCCCGAAGATCAGCAATGCGCTTGTCAGGAAGAACCCGGCACAATATTCCGGCGTCGAAAAACGCGAAAGATCCCGTGTTATTCATGAAGGTGATACGCTTTTGGCAATAATCAGGTCACTTGACATCCCTGTCAGCATTCGACCGCATGTCGCCCTTGCCCTCTATAACAACAACAAACATGCCTTTATTGACGAAAACATTCACAAGCTAAAAGTAGGCGAAACGATTTCCTATGAAAATATTGAATCAAAGGCGGCACAGTATACCTTTATGGAAGCAAAGGTGGTTCTGGATGCCCATCTCGAAAAACTTAAAGCGAGGCCTGATCCCAGAGATTTTGAGGCTGATGTTCCGCTGGCAAGATTCATCCCGGACGGTGAGGTTTTAAAATTCATCGACAGGTGGAAGGCCGACTGGAAAGGAAAAGACGAGGAGGCTCTTGCAAATTACTACTCTACCGATTTCAACGATTCACGCGGACTGGGGAGGGACGACTTTCTCGGCAGGAGAATTGCCTTTAACAGGAATAAAACCAATATCGAAATAGAAATAGAAAATCCCGCCATTAAAAGAGAAGGGGATTTGGTAAAGGTCCATTTCAAGCAGTGGTTCCAAAGCGATACCTTCGCCTCTTTCGGCCTGAAGAAAATGATGATCAAAGACACTTCCAACGGCCTGAAGATAGCGAGTGAAGACTTCATCCCGAAAAAGAGTGAAGACAATAAGCGCCCATGGGTTGTCTACCTCGGGTATTCAACCGAAGCGGAAAAAACCAAATCCGGCATTGAGCGCCTCAGGGCGGCAGGATTTGAGGCATACGAGGCGAGCTCATATATTTTCCCCTCTAAAGGATTCCGCACCATTATCGGAAGGGCAAAATCCCGCTCAGAAGCTGAAGAAATTGCACGCAACTTAAAAGGACTGGGAAAAAAATTCACAAAAGTGTTAGAATTCCCTTTCGCTTTGGAGGCTAATCTTTCGGCGGAAAGGGCAGATGCCGAGTTTGTGTACAACAAGCTCAGGGAATACGGATACTCCCCTTACCTTCTGGAGAAGAGCTATTTGGGTAAGACAAGGTATGGCGTTTATCTTGGAGCTTTCGCGTCTAGGGAGAAAGCCCTCGAAGCATACAACAACATCAGGGAAAACGAATTTTCCTTTAAAATTTTAACACCGTAG
- a CDS encoding sigma-54 dependent transcriptional regulator produces the protein MKTALIIARTSGESGVIGTCLADNYIIDKVEDKETCLTKLRNKRYELIFIDIDLLLSREEDTGPTNYKKILSPFWQTFPSAEIIVLAPQEQVRLAVNAVKAGASNYLTYPLSEAEIRFVTESLHEAQRMQSELDYLRKEFWQSDSLEVVRTNSPTMKAVFDKVRSVSATNSSVLINGETGVGKGVIARIIHRHSEKYENQFVSVHCGAIPETLIESELFGHEKGSFTGAIKRKLGKFEIADRGTIFLDEIGTIPRAAQIKLLSVLQDHVFSRVGGVEVIETGARVIAATNVNLEELCDAGEFRRDLFYRLNVFPIDVPPLRQRIEDIPLLVDGFLKKLNRLQTKEIHDIQPEVMEAFELYQWPGNIRELENLIERAYILETSSVLTTESFPGELFAKKAPSAKLTVDTAYTISHVKKRAMENIERQYLKELLTLKKGKIAESADVAGITTRQLNKLMNKYSLKKEMFKN, from the coding sequence ATGAAAACGGCCCTGATAATTGCCAGAACCAGCGGTGAGTCGGGAGTAATCGGCACTTGCCTAGCCGATAATTACATCATCGACAAGGTGGAAGATAAGGAGACCTGCCTGACAAAACTGAGGAACAAGCGGTACGAACTGATTTTTATCGACATTGATCTGCTTCTTTCGCGCGAGGAAGATACAGGTCCGACAAATTATAAGAAGATCCTCAGTCCGTTTTGGCAAACATTTCCAAGTGCTGAAATTATTGTCCTTGCTCCTCAGGAGCAGGTTCGCCTGGCTGTAAATGCCGTTAAAGCCGGGGCAAGCAACTATCTGACCTATCCTTTAAGCGAAGCCGAAATCAGGTTCGTTACGGAGAGCCTGCATGAGGCGCAAAGGATGCAGTCGGAACTTGATTATCTAAGGAAGGAGTTTTGGCAGAGCGATTCGCTGGAAGTCGTTCGGACCAACAGCCCGACAATGAAGGCGGTTTTCGATAAGGTTCGCTCCGTCTCCGCAACAAACTCCTCGGTACTTATAAATGGTGAAACGGGGGTCGGAAAAGGGGTTATCGCCAGGATCATTCACCGGCACAGTGAAAAATATGAAAATCAGTTCGTTTCGGTTCATTGCGGCGCTATTCCAGAAACGCTTATTGAAAGCGAGCTTTTTGGTCATGAAAAAGGCTCATTTACCGGAGCGATAAAAAGGAAACTTGGCAAATTCGAAATAGCTGACCGCGGCACGATTTTTCTCGATGAAATCGGAACCATTCCGCGCGCGGCGCAGATAAAGCTCTTGAGTGTTCTTCAGGACCATGTATTCAGCCGAGTGGGAGGGGTGGAAGTAATCGAAACCGGAGCAAGGGTGATCGCCGCCACAAACGTAAATCTTGAGGAACTGTGCGATGCAGGTGAATTCAGAAGGGATCTTTTCTACAGGCTGAATGTTTTTCCGATAGATGTCCCCCCGCTTCGGCAAAGAATTGAGGATATCCCTTTGCTTGTAGACGGGTTTCTTAAAAAACTAAACAGGCTACAGACAAAAGAGATACATGATATACAGCCGGAGGTCATGGAGGCTTTTGAATTATATCAGTGGCCAGGAAATATTAGGGAGCTTGAAAATCTAATCGAAAGAGCATATATCCTTGAAACATCTTCTGTTCTCACTACTGAAAGCTTTCCGGGTGAACTTTTCGCAAAAAAAGCCCCTTCTGCGAAGTTGACAGTCGACACGGCCTATACGATCTCTCACGTAAAAAAGAGGGCGATGGAAAATATTGAAAGGCAGTATCTAAAAGAGTTGCTGACGCTGAAAAAGGGGAAAATTGCAGAAAGCGCTGATGTTGCTGGAATCACCACAAGACAGTTGAACAAGCTAATGAATAAATATAGCCTGAAGAAAGAGATGTTCAAAAATTAG